From Fibrobacter sp. UWR4, the proteins below share one genomic window:
- a CDS encoding ATP-binding protein yields MDNPFILKPYGGKDLFCDREQECRTIVDYLLNGSNVTLISPRRYGKTGLIYRVLDELNQSHPRIISFYVDIYSCNNLDDFIAKLSTAIINSTPKESFTQKFINAIKGVRPIMRFDALSGAPEISITYLAQTEKQETLKSIFDYLSSLKKPIVIAIDEFQQIRNFPESNMEAILRSHIQMLPNIRFIFSGSQKHIMSEMFTYEKSPFYESTRCIHLEKIDRGIYGEFIRKLFGKDKRILTDEALEFILDWTRVHTHYTQVLCNVLFSMNFRKIGIEEVYEGALKILREGAADFMDRRSLVTPAQWNFLTAVAKEESVSKPTAAEFLVKYNIGQPANSRRILQALLDKELLLETTTLDGKHYSVYNVFLSRWLERLN; encoded by the coding sequence ATGGATAATCCATTCATACTCAAGCCTTATGGCGGAAAGGATCTGTTCTGTGATCGAGAACAGGAATGCAGAACCATTGTCGACTATCTGCTCAATGGGTCCAATGTCACATTGATTTCGCCTCGCAGGTACGGAAAAACAGGACTAATCTATAGAGTTTTGGATGAATTGAATCAATCCCATCCCAGAATTATTTCTTTTTACGTGGACATTTATTCATGCAACAACCTTGACGATTTTATTGCCAAGCTATCCACCGCCATCATAAATTCTACGCCAAAGGAAAGTTTCACCCAAAAATTCATCAATGCCATCAAGGGTGTTCGTCCCATAATGAGATTTGACGCACTAAGTGGGGCGCCTGAAATTTCCATCACCTATCTGGCTCAGACTGAAAAGCAGGAAACCCTCAAGTCCATATTTGATTATCTCAGTTCACTCAAAAAGCCAATTGTTATCGCAATAGACGAATTTCAACAAATCCGCAATTTTCCTGAGTCAAATATGGAAGCCATACTCCGGAGTCATATCCAAATGCTTCCGAACATTAGATTCATATTCTCAGGAAGCCAGAAGCATATCATGAGTGAAATGTTCACTTACGAAAAATCGCCTTTTTACGAAAGCACGCGATGCATCCATCTTGAAAAAATTGACCGCGGTATTTACGGAGAGTTCATTAGAAAACTTTTTGGAAAAGACAAACGCATTCTTACTGACGAAGCACTTGAGTTTATCCTAGACTGGACCCGTGTTCATACCCACTACACCCAAGTGCTTTGCAATGTTCTGTTCAGTATGAACTTTCGCAAAATAGGTATTGAAGAAGTTTACGAAGGTGCCTTAAAAATTTTACGAGAAGGCGCGGCCGACTTTATGGATAGACGAAGCCTAGTCACGCCCGCCCAATGGAATTTTTTGACCGCAGTCGCAAAGGAAGAATCCGTATCCAAGCCCACAGCTGCAGAATTTCTCGTAAAGTATAATATCGGTCAACCCGCAAATTCTCGACGAATTTTGCAAGCTCTTTTGGACAAGGAACTTCTTCTAGAAACCACGACTCTTGACGGCAAACACTACAGCGTTTACAACGTCTTTTTGAGTCGATGGCTTGAACGACTTAATTAA
- a CDS encoding glucokinase — protein sequence MEIKWKNPDAKFDRLVLAGDIGGTNTNLGIVGYKDGKFTLILETVCPSKDIDGLDAPIRETLKIAAESRADLRPSHICISAAGPVANNKCVMTNLPWSVDGDALTAATGIPTLVINDFMAISYGIPTLDVDDPEQIHKLIHTDGSTPAPQKATKAVIGPGTGMGVGFLAFDGEKYIPASSEGGHSTFAPFDKDSQEFHDYMAKKLGTVPGVEPLVSGMGLRNMYEWWKETRGVPNNEYFQKIEETEPNDRPKYISRASDNDPVAAEMMRLFVKMLARFASDAATLFLPLGGFYLAGGTVQKDLRWLERDNLFMQYFEKNYNPNIRPLLNKIPVYIIKDYSISLYGAANASLNLQK from the coding sequence ATGGAAATCAAATGGAAAAATCCCGACGCAAAGTTTGACCGTCTTGTTTTGGCTGGCGACATCGGCGGTACCAACACCAACCTGGGCATTGTTGGCTACAAGGATGGCAAGTTCACCCTGATTCTTGAAACCGTCTGCCCCTCCAAGGACATTGACGGTCTGGATGCTCCCATTCGCGAAACTTTGAAGATTGCTGCCGAATCTCGCGCAGACTTGAGGCCTTCCCACATTTGCATTAGCGCTGCTGGTCCCGTGGCAAACAACAAGTGCGTCATGACCAACCTGCCCTGGTCTGTGGATGGCGATGCTCTCACCGCAGCTACCGGCATTCCCACTCTCGTCATTAACGACTTCATGGCCATCAGCTACGGCATCCCCACTCTGGACGTTGACGATCCGGAACAGATCCACAAGCTGATCCACACCGACGGTTCCACTCCCGCTCCCCAGAAGGCAACCAAGGCTGTGATTGGCCCGGGTACTGGCATGGGCGTTGGCTTCTTGGCTTTTGACGGCGAAAAGTACATTCCCGCTTCCTCTGAAGGCGGCCACTCTACTTTCGCTCCTTTCGACAAGGACTCCCAGGAATTCCATGACTACATGGCAAAGAAGCTGGGCACCGTTCCCGGCGTAGAACCTCTCGTATCCGGCATGGGCCTGCGTAATATGTATGAATGGTGGAAGGAAACCCGCGGCGTTCCCAATAACGAATACTTCCAGAAGATCGAAGAAACCGAACCTAACGATCGTCCCAAGTACATTTCCCGCGCAAGCGACAACGACCCGGTTGCAGCCGAAATGATGCGCCTCTTCGTGAAGATGCTGGCCCGCTTCGCTAGCGACGCCGCTACCTTGTTCCTGCCGCTGGGCGGTTTCTATCTGGCTGGCGGTACCGTGCAGAAGGACCTTCGCTGGTTGGAACGCGATAATTTGTTCATGCAGTATTTCGAAAAGAACTACAACCCGAACATTCGCCCGCTCCTGAACAAGATTCCGGTGTACATCATCAAGGATTACAGCATCAGCTTGTACGGCGCTGCCAACGCAAGCCTGAATCTGCAGAAGTAA
- a CDS encoding Fic family protein yields the protein MLYVHQYPDWTHFRYDSQAVMNALGVVRRTQGKLIGLAEVCGIGELEEEIITQEIAASFSIDNHDLNLEDIRVDVAKRAKASRNFIINSLGAIQNANTALTTERLFKWHGALSKKNPFRFRTIDNALKRIASTQKNDSKNSSLSQELNFVGPHHESLPKLVENFLSWFETAPLDGMVKAAIAQFWFLTLRPFEEANGRIARMISGMQLVRSSDFSKYLYSVNSEILKHRDEYFNILNKAQRSSGDITEWILWFLQMLQVAMENTLKSLSAKASQIQFKQRFSQVALDIREQLLVDATMNGKLPEQFSAKDVAAIIEASHDTALRLIQGLIAKGVFKAAAKGGRSQKYSLV from the coding sequence ATGCTGTACGTTCATCAATATCCGGATTGGACCCACTTTCGTTATGATTCTCAAGCGGTCATGAACGCTTTAGGCGTGGTTCGCCGCACCCAAGGGAAATTGATTGGCCTTGCGGAAGTTTGCGGAATCGGTGAACTGGAAGAAGAAATTATTACGCAGGAAATTGCCGCCAGTTTTTCAATTGACAATCATGACTTGAATCTGGAAGACATCCGCGTCGATGTGGCGAAACGAGCCAAGGCTTCTCGAAACTTTATCATCAACAGCCTAGGCGCTATTCAGAATGCAAATACAGCGCTCACAACCGAACGTCTTTTCAAATGGCATGGAGCCCTCTCCAAAAAAAATCCCTTTAGGTTCCGAACCATTGACAACGCATTGAAAAGAATCGCAAGTACACAAAAAAACGATTCAAAAAATTCGTCCCTATCGCAGGAACTGAACTTCGTCGGACCGCATCACGAGAGCCTCCCGAAGCTGGTGGAGAATTTCTTAAGCTGGTTCGAGACCGCCCCGCTGGACGGAATGGTAAAAGCGGCCATCGCGCAATTCTGGTTCTTAACGTTACGTCCTTTTGAAGAAGCAAACGGTCGCATCGCCCGGATGATTTCTGGCATGCAGCTGGTTCGATCCAGCGATTTCAGCAAGTACCTGTATTCTGTAAACAGCGAAATTCTCAAACATCGGGACGAGTATTTCAACATTCTGAATAAAGCTCAACGCAGCAGCGGCGACATTACGGAATGGATTCTCTGGTTTTTGCAGATGTTGCAAGTCGCCATGGAAAACACACTGAAAAGCCTCTCCGCCAAAGCATCTCAAATTCAGTTCAAGCAACGATTCAGCCAGGTGGCTTTGGACATTCGCGAGCAATTGCTGGTAGACGCCACCATGAACGGCAAGCTGCCGGAACAATTCTCCGCGAAGGATGTGGCCGCCATTATCGAAGCAAGCCACGATACCGCATTAAGACTGATTCAAGGTTTGATTGCAAAGGGCGTATTTAAGGCTGCAGCAAAGGGCGGACGAAGCCAGAAGTATAGTTTGGTTTAA
- a CDS encoding exodeoxyribonuclease V subunit gamma has translation MLHLKFALNLESLADHLMATVKAAWKNPFAAPIIVFPDPKMEQWFRLRWVQKQGTLANFNSMMIDRFLMEILVGDDISKQKLNSDVLQSVILAYLYEKDSQGEPNYKSLGDEVVRYLEVDGKLDENHIFDLSLRMASMFLEYETSRPAGFVLTRGGKCDEKGKALGILDCWKQGDLKDFFDGSPREAWQRKLYSKIFHQDGDKPSLLTRAFDAMNARKNAGMEGAIDVNYLTIPFLYKTCEKFHCESFTDGEKILPVFIFGLSGMGQFYRVILQKFADEHDIYAFIQNPCMDFWEDAAAPGKYHRWEKSGNRWTNDGRDLPEDLKKRLHVSVSEQSEEELENSTQIEEGVDSENENALLCNWGRSGRDNIKLWCQAANYDFEFEGTEKGAGENGCADKNCIGLLQQIQSMVAERKNCSQDLLKHFEKGFANDPTFSLTSAPTREREIQVLHSRICKLLSERDADGNPVNRISDIMVFSPDLDSYRTAIYQAFDQTSKDGLHIPFSIVDSPARASLTANALAVLCGLLDPEIQTINRPAFFSLMRNAVVQHTRGITDEDVEAWEGWIENIHMYRDRNEKQGDWKNGLRRLLLSKFTDEDFPNGSMQCEKLRPYSDIASSNNKSLCKFADTIDELDQWIAFAKNHKTVTPELLEEVIDKLSNWISMPFAPDGFAGETIVYKQINTGFDILKHQFDAGRKEISWPCIIQTLNCAAESTEYSCGNLFVNGITFAKFIPNRIIPVKHVFFIGASSSAFPGNNPRSTLDLRNNVAAWPGDDTPVAKKRYAFLCQFMSTSTSFHLSYVNKNIAKDEDLYASSIISDIRNFLKNAVKKSAQEKYGNDIENWLEEHKNAIKNIWPETETPLDEKRPYSQLFTPKEWRNRATYDGMVNPADKEDEARKRTRFHWEWEEIEDTNALKTPERVSFREIQKFLEDPFQFRITRMLDTNDREDDVDPESEYFEPVDFNNLGNSILVNAMVSAAVTGKKEDQEKLIHDLKLNGELPDNKYGNKLIKACEGKCGNVVAQMNAVENDSPAKNPESWSNKEKLELVILQNIQGQDIRWVLSGTLPWCNADLNHLVSITSSKPKSPTKTPHFKQSKYLNTYVAALALIAQKKSDQKETVNISIYSSDLEAVKPAEASVTMSSSEALEMLQKIYETAFVEQYSKAVPADMLSNEYNNFGDYSRDLADVWKFFGKRNMFDKRNDVGFNPLETFPSEWNEAREHQQSLINLNVVC, from the coding sequence ATGCTTCATCTAAAGTTCGCCCTTAACCTTGAAAGCCTTGCCGATCACCTGATGGCAACCGTTAAAGCCGCATGGAAAAATCCCTTTGCGGCCCCTATTATCGTTTTCCCGGATCCGAAGATGGAACAATGGTTCCGCCTTCGCTGGGTTCAAAAGCAGGGAACTTTAGCCAATTTCAACTCCATGATGATCGACCGTTTCCTTATGGAGATTCTTGTAGGTGACGACATCTCCAAGCAGAAGCTGAACAGTGACGTGTTGCAAAGCGTCATTCTGGCATACCTTTACGAAAAAGACAGTCAGGGAGAACCTAACTATAAAAGTTTAGGGGACGAAGTGGTCCGCTATCTGGAAGTGGACGGAAAACTAGACGAAAACCATATTTTCGATTTATCCCTGAGAATGGCCTCCATGTTCTTGGAATACGAGACTTCCAGGCCAGCGGGATTTGTTTTGACCCGTGGTGGCAAATGTGACGAAAAAGGAAAGGCTTTGGGAATTCTGGATTGCTGGAAGCAGGGAGACCTGAAGGATTTCTTTGACGGAAGCCCTCGTGAAGCATGGCAGCGCAAGCTCTACTCCAAGATTTTCCATCAAGATGGAGACAAGCCCTCCTTACTAACCCGCGCCTTTGACGCCATGAACGCCCGCAAGAACGCCGGCATGGAAGGTGCCATCGACGTCAATTACTTGACAATTCCCTTCCTGTACAAAACCTGCGAAAAATTTCACTGCGAAAGTTTTACTGACGGAGAAAAGATCCTGCCCGTATTTATTTTCGGGCTAAGCGGTATGGGACAGTTCTACCGCGTGATTTTGCAAAAGTTTGCCGACGAACATGACATTTACGCCTTCATCCAGAATCCCTGTATGGATTTCTGGGAAGATGCGGCCGCCCCCGGAAAATATCATCGTTGGGAAAAGTCCGGCAACCGCTGGACAAACGACGGAAGGGACCTTCCCGAAGATCTAAAGAAGCGTCTCCACGTTTCAGTTTCCGAACAGTCCGAAGAGGAACTGGAGAATTCCACCCAGATAGAAGAAGGTGTGGATTCCGAAAACGAAAATGCGCTGCTTTGCAACTGGGGGCGCTCCGGTCGCGACAATATTAAGCTTTGGTGCCAAGCCGCCAATTACGATTTTGAATTTGAGGGTACCGAAAAAGGTGCAGGAGAGAACGGCTGCGCGGATAAGAACTGCATAGGCCTTCTTCAGCAGATACAGTCCATGGTGGCAGAACGAAAAAACTGCAGCCAGGATTTGCTGAAACATTTTGAAAAAGGTTTCGCAAACGACCCTACTTTCTCCTTGACATCTGCACCCACCCGCGAAAGAGAAATCCAGGTTCTCCATTCCCGCATATGCAAGTTGCTGAGTGAACGGGATGCCGACGGGAATCCGGTCAACCGCATTAGCGACATTATGGTATTCTCTCCGGACTTGGACAGTTACCGCACCGCCATTTACCAAGCGTTCGACCAGACGTCCAAAGACGGCCTCCATATCCCCTTCTCCATCGTAGACTCCCCTGCCCGAGCTTCCCTGACGGCAAATGCATTGGCGGTTCTTTGCGGCCTTCTGGACCCAGAAATCCAGACCATCAACAGGCCCGCATTTTTTAGCCTGATGAGAAATGCCGTGGTGCAGCATACCCGCGGCATTACCGACGAAGATGTGGAAGCCTGGGAAGGATGGATCGAAAACATCCACATGTATCGCGATCGCAATGAAAAACAAGGCGATTGGAAAAACGGTCTGCGCAGACTTCTGCTGTCCAAATTTACAGACGAAGATTTTCCCAACGGGTCCATGCAATGCGAGAAACTTCGCCCCTACTCAGATATCGCTAGCAGTAACAACAAGAGTCTCTGCAAGTTCGCAGATACTATTGATGAACTGGACCAGTGGATCGCTTTTGCAAAAAATCACAAGACCGTGACACCGGAACTATTGGAAGAAGTCATTGATAAACTTTCCAATTGGATTTCCATGCCATTCGCACCGGATGGTTTCGCAGGCGAAACAATTGTGTACAAGCAGATCAACACAGGCTTTGACATTCTGAAACACCAATTTGATGCTGGACGAAAGGAAATCTCCTGGCCCTGCATTATACAGACTTTGAACTGCGCTGCCGAAAGCACGGAATACAGCTGCGGAAATCTTTTCGTGAACGGCATTACATTTGCCAAGTTCATTCCCAACCGCATTATCCCTGTCAAGCACGTGTTCTTTATTGGTGCAAGCTCCAGCGCTTTCCCGGGGAACAATCCTCGAAGCACTTTGGACCTCCGCAACAATGTGGCAGCCTGGCCTGGTGACGACACTCCCGTAGCCAAGAAGCGCTATGCATTCCTGTGTCAGTTCATGAGCACTTCCACCAGCTTCCATCTCAGTTACGTCAACAAGAACATCGCCAAAGACGAAGATCTTTACGCTTCTTCCATTATTAGCGATATCCGCAACTTCCTGAAAAATGCAGTGAAAAAATCTGCCCAGGAAAAGTACGGTAACGACATAGAAAATTGGCTGGAAGAACACAAGAATGCCATTAAGAACATCTGGCCGGAAACTGAAACGCCCCTAGATGAAAAGCGCCCCTACAGCCAGCTATTCACGCCGAAGGAATGGCGAAACCGCGCCACCTACGACGGCATGGTGAACCCCGCCGACAAGGAAGATGAAGCCCGTAAGCGCACCCGATTCCACTGGGAATGGGAAGAAATAGAAGACACGAACGCCCTCAAAACACCAGAGCGCGTGAGTTTCCGGGAAATCCAGAAATTCCTGGAGGATCCGTTCCAGTTCCGCATTACAAGAATGCTGGACACCAACGACCGTGAAGATGATGTGGATCCGGAATCCGAATATTTCGAGCCTGTGGACTTTAACAATCTAGGCAACAGCATTCTAGTGAACGCCATGGTTTCCGCCGCCGTCACCGGCAAGAAGGAAGACCAGGAGAAATTGATTCACGACTTGAAACTGAATGGCGAATTGCCGGATAACAAATACGGCAACAAGCTTATTAAAGCCTGCGAAGGCAAGTGCGGCAACGTTGTCGCGCAAATGAACGCTGTAGAAAATGATTCTCCCGCCAAGAATCCCGAATCCTGGAGCAATAAGGAAAAACTGGAACTTGTAATCCTGCAGAATATTCAAGGCCAGGATATCCGCTGGGTTCTTTCCGGAACTCTGCCCTGGTGCAATGCAGATCTAAATCACCTGGTTTCCATTACATCCTCCAAACCCAAGTCCCCTACCAAGACGCCCCATTTCAAGCAGAGCAAGTATTTGAATACTTATGTGGCAGCCCTAGCCCTCATCGCCCAGAAAAAAAGCGACCAAAAGGAAACAGTCAACATTTCCATTTACAGTTCCGACCTGGAAGCGGTGAAGCCTGCAGAAGCAAGCGTCACCATGTCCTCCAGCGAAGCATTGGAAATGTTACAGAAGATTTATGAGACCGCCTTTGTGGAACAGTATTCCAAGGCCGTTCCCGCAGATATGCTGTCCAATGAGTACAATAACTTTGGCGATTACTCCAGGGACCTTGCAGACGTCTGGAAATTCTTCGGCAAGCGAAACATGTTTGACAAGCGCAACGACGTTGGGTTTAACCCCCTCGAAACCTTCCCCAGCGAATGGAATGAAGCCAGGGAACATCAGCAGTCACTCATTAACCTGAACGTGGTTTGCTAA
- a CDS encoding FISUMP domain-containing protein — translation MDELSDYGYPSKLITRLKDEWHARLSEFEIQMIFEDNPPLLHKLMACVPTDAMDGPMVRFMIQWQKALLTDSRWFKYHPSFKGNEYKVKFGIDGSVTDPRDGRAYKTVQLSACTIVKNEVCANAGSGKIWLAENLMFKSDDVFYSFDTAREVCLPGWHLPTKEDVTDLQNFCDLYIGEEAPKCLKSTDGWDYNNGIDSLGFNALPKGYTDYENDLVHTGNTAAFWLGQKNGDNPYSLSITDFSENLPGEIAAISDNYKLSVRLVKD, via the coding sequence ATGGATGAACTTTCCGATTACGGTTATCCGTCAAAGCTGATTACTCGCCTGAAAGACGAGTGGCACGCACGATTGTCTGAATTTGAAATCCAGATGATCTTTGAAGACAACCCGCCGCTTTTGCACAAGTTGATGGCTTGCGTTCCGACCGATGCCATGGACGGACCGATGGTCCGTTTTATGATTCAGTGGCAAAAGGCCTTGCTCACCGATTCCCGGTGGTTCAAATACCATCCCTCATTTAAGGGAAATGAATACAAGGTGAAGTTTGGCATTGACGGCTCCGTAACGGATCCACGCGACGGAAGAGCCTATAAGACCGTTCAGCTTTCTGCCTGTACCATTGTAAAAAACGAAGTTTGTGCAAATGCCGGTTCCGGGAAGATTTGGCTTGCAGAGAATCTGATGTTTAAATCAGATGACGTTTTTTATTCCTTTGACACCGCACGCGAAGTTTGCCTGCCTGGCTGGCATTTGCCAACGAAAGAAGATGTGACCGACTTGCAAAATTTTTGTGACTTATATATCGGCGAAGAAGCGCCAAAGTGCCTGAAATCTACAGACGGCTGGGATTACAACAACGGCATTGACTCACTTGGCTTTAACGCGCTCCCGAAGGGTTATACAGATTACGAGAACGATTTGGTGCATACAGGGAATACTGCTGCATTCTGGCTCGGGCAAAAGAATGGCGACAATCCATATTCCCTGAGCATCACGGATTTCAGCGAAAACCTGCCAGGCGAAATCGCAGCTATTTCCGACAACTACAAGCTTTCCGTCAGGCTTGTGAAGGACTAA
- a CDS encoding DEAD/DEAH box helicase yields the protein MKFEELPLANPLQRAVRTVGYEQPTPIQEQSIPSLLEGKDLLGIAQTGTGKTAAFALPILQRLLDSGKFRQPKTCRALILLPTRELAIQVEECFKQYAQYTAISTACIFGGVSDVKQKNVLIRGVDVLVATPGRLLDLVGQKAVTMKNVEFFVLDEADRMLDMGFIHDIRKVVGMLPGKRQNLFFSATMPKEISDLAATILSANPVRVEVAPQSTPIERIRQELYRIDKRRKGALLKELLSSHEEMKKVLVFCRTKHGADKIVRVLEKAGIKCAAIHGNKSQNRRQEALGNFKTEQIRVLVATDIAARGIDVDDVTHVFNYDLPNEPETFVHRIGRTARAGKEGVAISFCSPDEEQDLRGIEKLTRVKIPEGDKSIYERLPEQQKETPESELRNARGRIPRGQKGDRRNDPRHSGGSEATDRIQGQQTAKFDWRKHQADKRNARAAEQARENQRHSDAGQNPQQLSREERRGNRAEKFGRRPDRRNDNRPNGQQGGRPNRHPEGSQGQQFNQNAAADGDNLNRRTIGRNRPGSRARKRMREAAAASAAASAAAQAARGGK from the coding sequence ATGAAATTTGAAGAACTTCCTTTGGCAAATCCGCTTCAGCGTGCAGTTCGCACTGTTGGTTATGAACAGCCCACTCCCATCCAGGAACAGTCCATCCCCAGCTTGCTTGAGGGTAAGGACCTGCTGGGCATCGCCCAGACGGGAACGGGCAAGACCGCTGCCTTTGCGCTTCCTATTTTGCAGCGCCTGTTGGATTCCGGGAAGTTCCGCCAGCCCAAAACTTGCCGCGCCCTGATTTTGCTGCCTACTCGCGAGTTGGCTATCCAGGTGGAAGAATGCTTTAAGCAGTACGCCCAGTACACCGCCATTTCTACCGCATGTATTTTTGGCGGCGTCAGCGATGTAAAGCAGAAGAATGTACTGATTCGCGGTGTGGACGTTCTGGTGGCAACACCGGGCCGTTTGCTAGATTTGGTTGGCCAGAAGGCCGTGACCATGAAGAATGTGGAATTCTTCGTGCTGGATGAAGCCGACCGTATGCTGGACATGGGCTTCATTCACGATATCCGCAAGGTGGTGGGCATGCTTCCGGGCAAGCGTCAGAACTTGTTCTTCAGCGCCACCATGCCCAAGGAAATTTCTGACCTGGCTGCAACCATTTTAAGTGCAAATCCTGTCCGTGTGGAAGTAGCTCCCCAGAGCACACCCATTGAACGCATCCGTCAGGAACTGTACCGCATCGACAAGCGTCGCAAGGGCGCCCTCCTGAAGGAACTGCTTTCTTCTCACGAAGAAATGAAGAAGGTGCTGGTTTTCTGTCGCACCAAGCATGGCGCCGACAAAATCGTTCGCGTTCTTGAAAAGGCGGGCATTAAGTGTGCCGCTATTCACGGCAACAAGAGCCAGAACCGCCGTCAGGAAGCTCTCGGCAATTTCAAGACGGAACAGATTCGCGTGTTGGTGGCAACAGACATTGCCGCCCGCGGTATTGACGTGGATGACGTGACTCACGTATTCAACTACGACCTTCCCAATGAACCGGAAACTTTCGTGCATCGCATTGGACGTACCGCCCGCGCAGGGAAGGAAGGCGTTGCCATTTCCTTCTGCTCGCCGGATGAAGAACAGGATTTGCGCGGTATCGAGAAGCTCACCCGCGTGAAGATTCCTGAAGGGGACAAGTCTATTTACGAACGCCTGCCGGAACAGCAGAAGGAAACTCCTGAAAGCGAGCTGCGCAATGCCCGCGGTAGAATACCTCGTGGTCAGAAAGGTGACCGTCGTAATGACCCTCGTCATTCTGGAGGGAGCGAAGCGACCGATAGAATCCAGGGACAACAGACCGCAAAGTTCGACTGGCGTAAGCACCAGGCCGACAAGCGAAACGCCCGCGCCGCAGAACAAGCCCGCGAGAACCAACGTCATTCTGACGCAGGTCAGAATCCGCAGCAGTTGTCCCGTGAAGAACGTCGTGGCAATCGCGCAGAAAAGTTCGGCCGTCGTCCCGACCGCCGTAACGATAATCGCCCGAATGGTCAACAGGGTGGTCGCCCGAACCGTCACCCTGAGGGATCTCAGGGTCAGCAGTTTAATCAGAATGCTGCCGCAGACGGCGACAATCTGAATCGCCGCACCATCGGCCGTAACCGTCCCGGCTCCCGCGCACGCAAACGCATGCGTGAGGCTGCCGCCGCCAGCGCCGCTGCCTCTGCCGCCGCCCAGGCCGCCCGCGGCGGGAAGTAA
- a CDS encoding TIGR02147 family protein, producing the protein MKPIIEYLNYRQYIVDYYAFKKRTSAFSWREFAKLAGFTNPVYLKQIGDGTYNLGKNAVERVGGAMGLAGFELTYFKILVQFNHAKKDVDKKKAFEDLQSIAKVHKVKVLGGDSFTYFESWKNPVLRELAPAMPGAKPLEIARACRPEISAAEVSDTLHFLVKTGLLSKDKEGNYHQTQKSISMGSTDAAPVAARLMQRQMGEFAMEALESLPLSERSMSGLTLGLTKKAYERINQEIAEFRKKIVAIATEEDGMENVYRLNLHLFPLTQLGEAFSGSLDEEIEGEK; encoded by the coding sequence ATGAAGCCTATCATTGAGTATTTGAATTACCGCCAGTACATTGTGGATTATTATGCCTTTAAGAAAAGGACCAGCGCCTTTTCGTGGCGTGAATTTGCGAAGCTTGCGGGGTTCACGAATCCGGTGTATTTAAAGCAGATTGGCGATGGCACGTACAACCTGGGCAAGAATGCCGTTGAGCGCGTTGGTGGCGCCATGGGGCTTGCCGGTTTTGAACTGACCTACTTCAAGATTTTGGTACAGTTCAACCATGCCAAGAAGGATGTGGACAAGAAGAAGGCTTTCGAGGATCTTCAGTCTATAGCCAAGGTCCACAAGGTCAAGGTTCTTGGCGGCGATTCCTTCACTTATTTTGAATCATGGAAAAATCCGGTGCTGCGCGAGTTGGCTCCTGCCATGCCGGGGGCAAAGCCGCTGGAAATTGCCCGCGCCTGCCGTCCTGAGATTTCCGCCGCGGAAGTCAGCGACACTCTCCATTTTTTGGTAAAGACGGGCCTCCTGTCTAAGGACAAAGAGGGCAATTACCATCAGACGCAAAAGTCTATTTCCATGGGTTCTACGGATGCGGCTCCTGTGGCCGCCCGCCTGATGCAGCGCCAGATGGGCGAGTTCGCCATGGAGGCCCTGGAATCGCTCCCGCTGTCCGAACGCAGCATGTCTGGCTTGACTCTTGGCCTCACGAAAAAGGCATATGAGCGAATCAATCAGGAAATCGCCGAGTTCCGCAAAAAGATTGTGGCCATCGCTACCGAAGAAGATGGCATGGAAAACGTCTATCGACTAAATTTGCATTTGTTTCCGCTGACCCAGCTTGGGGAGGCTTTTTCGGGTTCTTTGGATGAGGAAATTGAAGGTGAAAAATAG